A part of Rhinolophus ferrumequinum isolate MPI-CBG mRhiFer1 chromosome 11, mRhiFer1_v1.p, whole genome shotgun sequence genomic DNA contains:
- the GPR137 gene encoding integral membrane protein GPR137 isoform X2, with amino-acid sequence MESNLSGLVPAAGLVPALPPAVTLGLTAAYTILYALLFFSVYAQLWLVLLYGHKRLSYQTVFLALCLLWAALRTTLFSFYFRDTPRANRLGPLPFWLLYCCPVCLQFFTLTLMNLYFAQVVFKAKAKRRPEMSRGLLAVRGAFVGASLLFLLVNVLCAVLSRQRRAQPWALLLVRVLVSDSLFVICALSLAACLCLVARRAPSTSIYLEAKGTSVCQAAAMGGAMVLLYASRACYNLAALALAPRSRLDAFDYDWYNVSDQADLVNDLGNKGYLVFGLILFVWELLPTTLLVGFFRVHRPPQDLSTSRILNGQVFGSRSYFFDRAGHCEDEGCSWEHSRGESTSMSGSLGSSNWYGAIGREPGWCGGSQTRTTPLLFSQVLGPSSHHHSLYSTPQT; translated from the exons ATGGAGAGTAACCTGTCTGGCCTGGTGCCTGCTGCTGGGCTGGTGCCTGCGCTGCCACCGGCAGTGACCCTGGGGCTGACTGCGGCCTATACGATTCTGTATGCCCTGCTCTTCTTCTCCGTCTATGCCCAGCTCTGGCTGGTACTCCTGTATGGGCACAAGCGACTCAGCTATCAGACGGTGTTTCTGGCACTCTGTCTGCTCTGGGCTGCCTTGCGTACCACCCTCTTTTCCTTCTACTTCCGAGATACCCCTCGAGCCAATCGCCTGGGGCCCCTGCCCTTTTGGCTTCTCTACTGCTGCCCTGTCTGCCTGCAGTTCTTCACACTGACGCTTATGAATCTCTACTTTGCCCAG GTGGTGTTCAAGGCCAAGGCGAAGCGTCGGCCAGAGATGAGCCGAGGCTT GCTGGCCGTTCGAGGGGCCTTCGTGGGGGCCTCGCTGCTCTTTCTGCTGGTGAATGTGCTGTGTGCTGTGCTGTCCCGCCAGCGCCGGGCACAGCCCTGGGCCCTCCTGCTGGTTCGAGTCCTAGTGAGTGACTCCCTCTTTGTTATCTGCGCGCTCTCTCTTGCCGCCTGCCTCTGCCTTGTCGCCCGGCGGGCTCCTTCCACCAGCATCTACCTGGAGGCCAAG GGGACCAGTGTGTGCCAGGCTGCTGCAATGGGTGGTGCCATGGTCCTACTCTATGCCAGTCGAGCCTGCTACAACCTGGCAGCCCTGGCCTTGGCCCCTCGGAGCCGACTGGATGCCTTCGATTATGACTGGTACAACGTCTCTGACCAG GCGGACCTGGTGAATGACCTGGGGAACAAAGGCTACCTGGTGTTTGGCCTGATCCTCTTTGTGTGGGAGCTGCTACCCACTACACTGCTGGTGGGCTTCTTCCGGGTGCACCGGCCTCCACAGGACCTG AGCACCAGCCGCATCCTCAATGGGCAGGTCTTTGGCTCCCGTTCCTACTTCTTCGACCGGGCTGGGCACTGCGAGGACGAGGGCTGCTCCTGGGAGCATAGCCGGGGCGAGAGCACCAG CATGTCTGGTAGCCTAGGCTCCAGCAACTGGTACGGCGCCATCGGGCGGGAGCCAGGCTGGTGCGGGGGCAGCCAGACGCGGACCACTCCTCTGCTCTTCTCCCAGGTGCTGGGACCAAGCAGCCACCACCACAGCCTCTACTCTACCCCACAGACGTGA
- the GPR137 gene encoding integral membrane protein GPR137 isoform X1, with the protein MSERPRTSVLQPLHPSAPGSRLTQGGDTPHLPPQPWRRDCLSTLLSEGPRAKCQAASAPPQGRTLATSCWIQAALPDMESNLSGLVPAAGLVPALPPAVTLGLTAAYTILYALLFFSVYAQLWLVLLYGHKRLSYQTVFLALCLLWAALRTTLFSFYFRDTPRANRLGPLPFWLLYCCPVCLQFFTLTLMNLYFAQVVFKAKAKRRPEMSRGLLAVRGAFVGASLLFLLVNVLCAVLSRQRRAQPWALLLVRVLVSDSLFVICALSLAACLCLVARRAPSTSIYLEAKGTSVCQAAAMGGAMVLLYASRACYNLAALALAPRSRLDAFDYDWYNVSDQADLVNDLGNKGYLVFGLILFVWELLPTTLLVGFFRVHRPPQDLSTSRILNGQVFGSRSYFFDRAGHCEDEGCSWEHSRGESTSMSGSLGSSNWYGAIGREPGWCGGSQTRTTPLLFSQVLGPSSHHHSLYSTPQT; encoded by the exons ATGAGTGAGAGGCCAAGGACCTCTGTCCTTCAGCCTCTGCACCCCTCAGCTCCTGGCTCAAGACTGACCCAGGGAGGGGAcactccccaccttccccctcaGCCCTGGAGAAGAGACTGCCTTTCCACTCTGCTGAGTGAGGGGCCCAGGGCCAAGTGCCAGGCTGCCTCTGCCCCACCACAAGGGCGAACACTCGCAACCTCTTGCTG GATTCAGGCCGCCCTCCCTGACATGGAGAGTAACCTGTCTGGCCTGGTGCCTGCTGCTGGGCTGGTGCCTGCGCTGCCACCGGCAGTGACCCTGGGGCTGACTGCGGCCTATACGATTCTGTATGCCCTGCTCTTCTTCTCCGTCTATGCCCAGCTCTGGCTGGTACTCCTGTATGGGCACAAGCGACTCAGCTATCAGACGGTGTTTCTGGCACTCTGTCTGCTCTGGGCTGCCTTGCGTACCACCCTCTTTTCCTTCTACTTCCGAGATACCCCTCGAGCCAATCGCCTGGGGCCCCTGCCCTTTTGGCTTCTCTACTGCTGCCCTGTCTGCCTGCAGTTCTTCACACTGACGCTTATGAATCTCTACTTTGCCCAG GTGGTGTTCAAGGCCAAGGCGAAGCGTCGGCCAGAGATGAGCCGAGGCTT GCTGGCCGTTCGAGGGGCCTTCGTGGGGGCCTCGCTGCTCTTTCTGCTGGTGAATGTGCTGTGTGCTGTGCTGTCCCGCCAGCGCCGGGCACAGCCCTGGGCCCTCCTGCTGGTTCGAGTCCTAGTGAGTGACTCCCTCTTTGTTATCTGCGCGCTCTCTCTTGCCGCCTGCCTCTGCCTTGTCGCCCGGCGGGCTCCTTCCACCAGCATCTACCTGGAGGCCAAG GGGACCAGTGTGTGCCAGGCTGCTGCAATGGGTGGTGCCATGGTCCTACTCTATGCCAGTCGAGCCTGCTACAACCTGGCAGCCCTGGCCTTGGCCCCTCGGAGCCGACTGGATGCCTTCGATTATGACTGGTACAACGTCTCTGACCAG GCGGACCTGGTGAATGACCTGGGGAACAAAGGCTACCTGGTGTTTGGCCTGATCCTCTTTGTGTGGGAGCTGCTACCCACTACACTGCTGGTGGGCTTCTTCCGGGTGCACCGGCCTCCACAGGACCTG AGCACCAGCCGCATCCTCAATGGGCAGGTCTTTGGCTCCCGTTCCTACTTCTTCGACCGGGCTGGGCACTGCGAGGACGAGGGCTGCTCCTGGGAGCATAGCCGGGGCGAGAGCACCAG CATGTCTGGTAGCCTAGGCTCCAGCAACTGGTACGGCGCCATCGGGCGGGAGCCAGGCTGGTGCGGGGGCAGCCAGACGCGGACCACTCCTCTGCTCTTCTCCCAGGTGCTGGGACCAAGCAGCCACCACCACAGCCTCTACTCTACCCCACAGACGTGA